From a single Lewinella sp. LCG006 genomic region:
- a CDS encoding ABC transporter permease has product MRQLRLIIQREYWTRVRRKSFLIATLITPLAFGLFVVVVNYILQYKSDEAIRIAVIDEGQLFSGGIADEENIFFKIVDTDLETIKENFSSFDYHGILVTPPPGNLQQQKYNARYYTDQKLTLELEPVLIDRLRTALRKHKIAALNLDERSLEALNSQVDIEPKSVTPEAIVGTSMAGKIAAVIGMVMAFFMYITVFIYGMMVMRSVMEEKTNRIVEVMISSVKPFPLMLGKIIGVGMVGLTQVLAWAILVPLMLIGVNLIFGFDMGATNLPETPPEFGDVDPQVLAAQIMTELGSFNWWVILPLFLLYFLGGYFMYAALFAAVGSAMGDDLGEGQSLTIPITIPVILAFYITIAAIQSPNSGLAIWASYFPLFSPIVMPARLPFDPPWWEITISLILLIGTCIGLIWLSGRIYRVGILLYGKKVSLWEMSKWVFRK; this is encoded by the coding sequence ATGCGACAACTTCGACTGATTATTCAAAGGGAATACTGGACCCGGGTACGCCGCAAGTCCTTTTTGATTGCTACGCTCATTACCCCGCTCGCTTTTGGGCTTTTTGTGGTGGTGGTCAATTATATTTTACAATACAAAAGCGACGAAGCGATCAGGATCGCGGTCATCGACGAAGGTCAACTCTTTAGTGGCGGTATCGCCGATGAAGAAAATATTTTTTTCAAAATCGTGGACACCGACCTGGAGACCATCAAAGAAAACTTCTCTTCGTTTGACTACCACGGTATATTGGTAACACCACCGCCGGGCAACCTACAACAACAGAAATACAATGCCCGCTATTATACCGATCAAAAGCTTACCCTGGAGCTCGAGCCCGTATTGATCGACCGCTTGCGCACGGCCCTTCGTAAACACAAAATAGCCGCATTAAACCTCGACGAGCGTAGCCTGGAGGCCCTCAACAGCCAGGTCGATATAGAACCCAAATCCGTGACGCCAGAAGCCATTGTAGGTACCTCCATGGCTGGCAAGATTGCGGCGGTCATCGGCATGGTCATGGCCTTCTTTATGTACATTACGGTCTTCATCTACGGGATGATGGTGATGCGTAGTGTGATGGAAGAAAAAACCAACCGGATTGTAGAAGTGATGATTTCTTCCGTCAAACCCTTCCCTTTGATGCTGGGTAAAATCATTGGTGTAGGTATGGTAGGGCTCACGCAAGTACTGGCCTGGGCCATTTTGGTCCCGCTGATGCTCATCGGTGTCAATCTGATTTTTGGGTTCGACATGGGAGCAACCAACTTACCCGAGACACCTCCTGAGTTTGGTGATGTGGACCCACAGGTGCTGGCGGCTCAGATCATGACAGAGCTGGGATCTTTCAACTGGTGGGTCATCCTCCCTTTATTTTTGCTCTATTTTCTAGGTGGATATTTCATGTACGCTGCTCTTTTTGCTGCTGTTGGTTCGGCCATGGGCGACGATCTTGGCGAAGGCCAATCACTTACGATACCGATTACCATTCCCGTCATCCTGGCTTTTTACATCACCATTGCCGCTATTCAGTCGCCCAATTCAGGGCTCGCCATTTGGGCGTCCTATTTCCCGCTGTTTTCCCCCATCGTAATGCCCGCACGGCTGCCTTTTGATCCGCCTTGGTGGGAAATAACCATCTCTCTAATCTTGCTTATTGGCACCTGCATTGGCTTGATTTGGTTATCGGGCCGGATCTATCGAGTAGGCATTCTTCTGTACGGCAAGAAGGTGAGCTTATGGGAAATGAGCAAATGGGTGTTTAGAAAATAA